The window ATAGATTTCCATTTGGGATTATAATGAGCCTCAGCCTCAACAAGTTTGAATAATCCTTGGGTGTGGTCCTGCCAGTGATAATGGGATAAACCCGGAGGGGGATGCCTAGGCCTTATAAAAAGCCAGACTGCCAGCCCATCTGGTAATTCATAGGTCAGCTCCCTGGGTATCCAGACGTGTGGATCTATTGGGAGAAGTGCATGCAATGGAAGAGTCTCCAGGCAGCAGATTTCCCAGCCATGTGAACTCAGAGAGGAAAGGTTACCCCCACAAGGCAAATGAAGACACTTACACCAAGGGAGACCAGACTTTTGAAGGTGAGGGAGTCGAGCATCCACCCAATGGAAGACGTACCAAGAAGGAATCCTCAGGCACCCAGGATGGCTGTCAGCAGGAACAAGGTAGAGTTTCAGGTTGTTCTTGGGGAGTTGATTGTTAGAGGTCCTGTCAGTTTGGGAAACACTGAGATTTGGGGTGATAGGCAAAGCAGGGGACTCCAGAGGCTGTGGGGGGCACACTACCTAGGGTTGTGCAGAAAATTCCAAATTCAGCCCAGCTTGCATGGTGTCTGTGGCTCTGCCAAAGAAGCCGTCCTCTGGGTGGGGACTTGAGGAGGGTCTCTGAGAGAAGACTAGGCTTCCAAGGCTTATGTAGAGTAGTGGATACAGCTGTGACCAGGGGTGCTGGGATCGGATGCTAGGAGTAGCTAAAGATGAATCACTTGGCAGTGAGTCCATGTTGGGCTTCTCATTGCATTTGGAGGCTGATGCAATCAACTGTCTCCCAGACTTGCAGACCACATATGGGTTTGGGACCACTCATTTACCCTCTATCTGACTCTCCACCCACAGTCAGCAGCACCAGGCAGAGCCAGGTGGGCAAAGAGAACAGGAACAAGCGGCAGAGAAGCCCTGATGGATCTCCCTGCCATTTCCACAGAACAAAGAGAAACTTTGGAGGGAAGTGGCATCAACAACCATGCCAAGtccaaaagagaggaaagaatgggACAGACCCCACCAGAGCAGGATGTCACTCCCGAAGAGGTAGGTTTCTGGGCTGGGTGTTAGGAAGGGCCACCAGGAGGTGGGTGCCGGGTGAGAGTGGCTCACTGGGTGCTCAGGGGTTAGATGGAGACAGTGACCCTGGAGAGATGCACTGGGAGCCCTCAGGGCCTCAGAGGAAGCATTCAGGGCATGGCATGGATTTTCACTGAAACCAGAGGGTCCACAGAGCGGCACAAGATGAAGAGCAGGAGGAGGAGTGGGCAGCATGGGAAAGGGTGATGAGGGTAGAAAGGAAATCTAAGGGCCTGTGAGCTATCCCAGTGACACCTTATCCTTCTTATCCAGCAGCAGGTTCTGCAGACATCACCCAGCACCTCAAGGATTCAAGAACCAAGCCCAGAGCATCCGTGAGATCCACCGGCAGGAGGCTCCGCCGAGAAAGCCAGAATGCCCAGTCCACCTCCCTGAAGAACTGCCAACATATGCCACCAGAATTCCATGGGCCAGTTTCCCACCTAATTTCCAGGCTCTTCACCCACCTTGACTCATTGGCTGTGGCCCTGGGTGAACTGCAGGCACCAGGGGGGGCTTTCCTGCCAGTGTTCACCAGGGGCATGGTGGAACCCTCAGTGTCACAGCGTGCCTGGCTGTCCTGGCAGCTAGCCCATGCAGGGGCAGCCATGCACTGGGCTGTGGTGGTGGTGGATGCCCTGCTGGCTGCACAGCCCTGGCCCTTGTCTGCCCTGCCACCCTCCTGGCCTCCTCCTCAGGGTTGGTAGGTAGGGCCGCATTCCAGCGAGGATCCAAACTTTCCCTGGGTCCTAGTCCCACTTGTAGACAAACTGCACTTGGCACTCCACACATCCAGCTCAATGTCAAGGACATCAACTGTGGACCAAGGCAGGGAGCAGGCTTCCCACTGCTGGTTAGAAATATGAGCATCTGTACCACATTTCAGCTGCAAACACACATAGTCCTCCATGATTTCACCTAAGGAAATGGGCCTGTGTTTCCAGCAAATAAGCGCAGGGATGAGCATCCACAGGAAAGGCCCCCCATTACTTTGTGGGTTCCAATAAGTGGACACCTTCACTGGTTGGATTCTCTTCCCCCATGGACTTTTTCCTGTGTCATCTAAAGACAAACCTTCCAATGGCTAGTTTGTTCCCTTGTCTTGCACTACACAGAAAAGCTTCCCTTTCATGGAGGGTTTACCTGAGACTCGCTTTCAATTAGAGACATACCTGGGAGAAAGCCTTGAAGTTGTGGGATAAAACTGAATTCATTGAGGTGTTTACATCATAAAATTCAAGCTGTATGTTTCTTAATTCAGAGGCGgtaataaatttccttaaaaCTTTATCTTTCCTTGTgtgttttgtgaattttcttgcatGTATTGTTACCTGGTATAATCTTTTGatccacttatttttttatttttgcttttttacctACTGGTTTTTCTTTTATGAACTTCAGAGGTTACAATATTATGCACAATTCAAGTTTATTAATGACTACaacttttcaaatgtttattcaCCCATGGAACCACCAACCCGGTTGAGATAGAGAGTATTTCCCTCATGCCCCTTTGCAGTCAATAATCCCAACCCATCCACAAAAACTGAATACATGCCATATTTTAAAGGACATCATTTTTATACTTATAATGAGTTTTATAATCTTGATTAGTTATGCTTAATCATAAAGTGTTCTATTTTCATTGTATACCTCTCtttcttgtgtcttttttttcaatgatACTTGATAATGAGTTACATAAAGCTGCATTTTTTGATGGCCAGCTTTAATCTTAGCATGGACACATATTCTCTTCCTTACTTTCTAAACCTGGTTAAATAGGTGTCTTCAAATGTTACCAATGGGAAAAAGTGCTCTGATAGATTAATTTAGTTGCTAATGGTTAGGGGAAAAAGGGAAGCAGAGTTAAGCCAAGTTCAAAACCGATGCTTCTTCATTGTTGAGtaacaaattaatgaatgaacaagaAAGCATTCTTGGACAGGGTCATGGAGTTCTCTTCACTACTATGGTGGAGCCCCACACAAGGCCCATTTGTAAGACATGTGCTAGAGCCAACTATAAGAAATTTCCATTTGAATACCTAAGGTACAGGATAATTTAGGCATCAGTGTTAGAAAATTAGGTCCCAAGAATTGTTTATAGCTAAAGTGAGCTTATGCCAGAGGATTTAGTAAAGTTTATAAAAACACAGACAATTTTCCAGCAGTTTCTTTGAAGTTACTATTTTTCACTGAcattctgaaaatgtcttaataaaaaatataaaaaactcacATGCAAATATGCAAACCACAAACTTTGCAGAGGCCTCTAATTAGAGCAAGTCCTTTTTCACGGGGGATTTTGTCTCTCAACAGGATCCTGGAATCCAGGACTGGATGTCTTCCACAGCCTCAAGCACAGGGGAAACTTGTAACGCCCAACCAAGGCTGTGttccatttctgtattttcagttttaagtTGGGTGGTCAGTTCTTTTGACCAGAAATCAGATTCCTCGGTCAGAGCAGCATGGAGCTGGAACAAATATGGCTGACATGGCAGAACTGGGCCTGTCTTCAATATCCACATGAGGGGTGTTAGCTGGCCTGGAGGAGCCAGCAGACTGTGTGCTAATCCTGGATTATGGGTGTTCCTATAAGGAAAGACACAGAAACACAGGGAGGAGGCCACATGAAGACAGAAGCAAGTATTGCGTGCTGTGTCCATGAGACAATACCTGGGCAATGAGAAGTTCAGAGATCAAGGAAGAATCCTCTTCAGGACCCCAGGGGAGCTCAACCCTACCTACACTGGGATTTTAGATTTGTGGCCTCCAGAACAAGAGAAAGTCCATATATGTTATTacagcagccttaggaaactcTTATCAGGACTTCCAGACCATCTCCCAGGGACTTCTGTTTCAGAATGTTTTACCTGGATCAGAATCTTCTTTTGACACCAAGATTTACAGGGTTGGTAATTCCCATcaaatccccattcaactcttctgttTGGTCTGTGCTGGAAAGAAATGGGtattggaggatgacagtggattattgtaaacttaattgggtggtgactccaattgtcACACCTGTTTCAGATGTGCTATCAATGCTTGAGAAATCATCAATCcaaggttgattatattggaccaatTCCATCATGAAAGGAGCAGCACTTTGTTCTAACTGAATAGAAACATTCTCTGGGTATGGGCTTGGCTACCTTGCAAGCGATGTTTCCACAAAAGTAAAATCCATGGACTTGATGCCTattcaccatcatggtattctatACAGCATGCTTCCGACTGAGGAAGCCACTGCACAAAAAGTGAAGTGACACCAGCTATCAGCTAGCAGTTTCATCACCTTGGGGAATGTTGTCATATCAAGGATTGAGTATGTCTCTGtggctggcagactgggcactcagcagtggccacagCCAGGTctgctttggtgagtggaagttcctGTTGCTGTGCCCAatcataacctccatccctaccaccatgcccactttgttcatcaAGTCATTGTGCAATGGCAGGGGTGGCTGGGAAAAGTGGATGACTTGTACCCACAGAATGGGCATaggttcatggaattctctggttttaccatgttccaaATTATCCAGAGGCAACTGGACTGATAGAACAGCGGAATGACATTTTGAAGAACCAATTGtaatgccaactaggtggcaatgctGTGCAAGGATGAGGCAATATTATCCAGGAAGCTGTGTGGGCTATGAATCAAGCTGCTCCATGGTCCTATTTCTCCCATATCGAGGactcatgggtccaggaatcaaggggtggaattGGGAGTGGCATCAATCACTATCACCCCCAGTAAGCcactataaaaatatttgcttcctgtccctaaaaATTTAAGCTCtgctggtgtcatggtcaggtttatgtgtcaacttgaccaagaggtggttgggcaagtgctggcttgtctgttgtaatgaggacatttcatagcattaaatcatgatcatttcagcttcatccacagctgattccatttgtaatcagccaaaggcacgtgtcttctgcaatgagtgatgcttaatctaatcgctgaaagccttataaggaggattcagaagagacaggctcttcctgtttcagctggtgagactctcctgtggagttcatacagaccttccatcagaatagtcagcttcacagcctaccctatgaattttggactctgcattcctgcagtcacgtgagacacttttataaattttatatttgtgagggTTCCCTGTTGATtgtttcactagagaaccctaactaatacatcttggtacaaGGAGTGGttctgaagaaacagaatcttaaaaatgggtttttatgaatggttttctactctgactggacttaaagacactaaggactcttattcccataatcagaatgacacttcaaatccatggagtgagttggcaaaagagatagtcaaaatatcaccatttgattctcctaatgcttctcttgtatgaagccaggctctgggggaaaatgtttttgacatcttttacagagttttgcagaaataagtggtatagagatgttggtcaGTTGCTTTTAGATACAGTGGCtgcattaaggggtgaaagggatgggcttaaggcttcaaatgaggagcttaagtgccgtctgacagatgtagatgtttctctgagtatcctgaaggaaaatcttatttcctgtagccatagacttgagatctctgaaaatcagattcagaatcttagAGTTAGCAACTtgacaacataaactgaaatctcaaccatACATGGTGTTagccattaaagtgaggacattgattggaaaggagtgggaccctgaaaaaggagatggtgacatatggattgataatgatgtcaggggtgaggttgaaaccctatatcatgctgagtcttctctagaaaaccctgtaatagtttgccttgaggacataactgccccacctccaacctgccttgaggagttggccacccaacctcctcctgaagggattagccctagagtgattaagcctgtttcaccagatgaaactgcaaatgagccctgaagcaaatggcttgggagatatttctaattctttcattgACCCACAcccaccactcctcatttcttccagacctataattagactaaattcccaacaggcccctaaaggtgaggtacaaagtatcacacatgaggaggtacattatactacAAAAGAACTGGTGGGTTTTCCAAttgatatagacagaaatcaggggaatatgtgcggcaatggattttaagggtgtgggataatggtgggaggaatataaggctggatcaggctgaatttattgatatgggcacaCAAAGTAGAGgctctgcattcaatgttatagctaaaggggttagaaaaggcattaacagtttgtttggatggttgattgaaacatggatcaaaaggtggccgacattagcTGAGGTTGACATgctagaactgccctggcataatgtagatgaggggatccagaggcttagagagattggaatggaATGTTAGAGAGGATTTACCAGAAAAGGCATGGTttcacaccccaggaatgtccggaggatgcaccttttaccagaacagtgagaaataaatttgtgagactagcaccatcatccctaaagagctctgtggttgcacttctctgtagatcagatattactgtagaaactgctgtactgagctggaatccttaaacacaatgaggatgacaggatcctgagtttgCGGAAGCCAGGGGGCAGCAGTTAATCGCCCAAGACAGGGTAggcatggctattataatagacaggaAACTCAAaacaggcatcaaaattatatgactcacagggATTTGTGGCCTTGGCtcataaatcatggggtacctagaaatacaatagaagggcagtctactaaatttttgtttgagctgtataaacaagagttctaggtcaagtgaacagaagtctaacctgaattacaaaaatacagggtcatggtcccttaatcaattcccagacttgagacagtttatatacccagagccctttgaatgaaaagggggccaggtccctttgggggagagccctgttacactgccacaaatttatactgttaatcttcctcaagccttccccaaggagaacgACGGCCTTttccagggtaactgtgcattggggaaaaggaaatgatcagatatttcagggattattagacactggttcagaagtgacattaattccaggggaccgaagacatcactctggtccacaagtcagagtggaggcttatgatggccaggtgatcaatggagttttagctcaggtccatcttagatgggtccagtgggcccctgggcccattctgtagttatttccccagttctggaatgtgtAATTGGTaaagacatactgagcaactggcagaatccccacattggctctctaactcatgcagtgagggctattacattggcaaaggccaagtggaagcaactagaactgcccttaccaagcaaaatagtaaatcagaagcaatgccatattcctggagggattgcagagattactgccactcttaaggacttgaaggacgcaggggtgatgattcccaccacatccccattcaatctcctatttggcctgtgcaggaaacagatgggtcttgggggATGAGAGTGGATTATtggtaagctcaaccaggtggtaactccaattgcagctgctgttctagatgtggtatcattgcttgagcaaattggTATGTgccctggtacctggcatgcagctattgatctggaaaatgcttttttctcaataggtgttagtaaggaccaccagaaacagtttgctttcagctggcaaggtcagcaatatactttcattgtctTACCTCAGGGATCTATCAACTCTCcatccctatgtcataatcttgtccgcagggaccttggtcatttctccctctcatgagacatcacagtggtccattatattgataatatcaggTTGATTGGACTtactgagcaagaagtagcaactactcttgacttactggtaaggcatttgcatgtcagaggatgggagacaaatcaaacaaaaatacaggggccttctgcctcagtgaaatttttaggttTCTAGAGGTGTGGGCCATGTTGAAATAGTCTTCCAAGATGAAGGAGACGTTGTTGCATACGGCTCctcctataaccaaaaaaaaaggcacaatgcctagttggtctttttgagttttggcaacaacatattcctgatttgggtgtgctacttcagcccatttattgagtaaccagaaaagctgctaattttgagtggggacctgaacaagaggaggctctgttacaggtccaggctgccgtacaagctgctctgccacttgggtcatatgatctagcagatccaatggtgttggaagtgtcagcagcaaatagagatgctgtctggagactttggcaggcccctacaggagaatcacaatgcagacccttaggattttggagcaaagccttaccatctgctgcagataactactctccttttgagaaacagctttggcctgctactgggccttagtagagactgaacatttaaccatgggccaccaagttaccatgagacctgagttgcctatcataagctgggtgttgtctgacccaccaagccataaagttgtgtGTGTGCAGCAtaactctattgtaaaatggaa of the Tamandua tetradactyla isolate mTamTet1 chromosome 2, mTamTet1.pri, whole genome shotgun sequence genome contains:
- the LOC143662015 gene encoding uncharacterized protein LOC143662015 isoform X1, giving the protein MEESPGSRFPSHVNSERKGYPHKANEDTYTKGDQTFEGEGVEHPPNGRRTKKESSGTQDGCQQEQVSSTRQSQVGKENRNKRQRSPDGSPCHFHRTKRNFGGKWHQQPCQVQKRGKNGTDPTRAGCHSRRAAGSADITQHLKDSRTKPRASVRSTGRRLRRESQNAQSTSLKNCQHMPPEFHGPVSHLISRLFTHLDSLAVALGELQAPGGAFLPVFTRGMVEPSVSQRAWLSWQLAHAGAAMHWAVVVVDALLAAQPWPLSALPPSWPPPQGW
- the LOC143662015 gene encoding uncharacterized protein LOC143662015 isoform X2; translation: MEESPGSRFPSHVNSERKGYPHKANEDTYTKGDQTFEGEGVEHPPNGRRTKKESSGTQDGCQQEQVSSTRQSQVGKENRNKRQRSPDGSPCHFHRTKRNFGGKWHQQPCQVQKRGKNGTDPTRAGCHSRRAGSADITQHLKDSRTKPRASVRSTGRRLRRESQNAQSTSLKNCQHMPPEFHGPVSHLISRLFTHLDSLAVALGELQAPGGAFLPVFTRGMVEPSVSQRAWLSWQLAHAGAAMHWAVVVVDALLAAQPWPLSALPPSWPPPQGW